The proteins below come from a single Oxyura jamaicensis isolate SHBP4307 breed ruddy duck chromosome 1, BPBGC_Ojam_1.0, whole genome shotgun sequence genomic window:
- the MRPS33 gene encoding 28S ribosomal protein S33, mitochondrial translates to MSSVSNYALRMARLSAQIFGEVVRPTDAKSMKVVKLFSEQPLAKKKEVYSWYPPHNTYYALMKKLRYFGLYRDEHQDFKEEMRRLKKLRGKEKPKKGEGKRALKKK, encoded by the exons ATGTCCAGCGTTTCCAATTACGCCCTTCGAATGGCCCGTCTGAGTGCTCAGATATTTGGAGAAGTTGTCAGGCCAACTGACGCAAAATCTATGAAAGTAGTAAAGTTATTCAGTGAGCAGCCTTTAGCCAAAAAGAAGGAGGTCTACAGCTGGTATCCTCCTCACAACACCTACTATGCCCTCATGAAGAAACTCCGCTACTTTGGTCTCTACAG GGATGAACATCAAGACTTTAAAGAGGAGATGAGGCGGTTGAAAAAGCTCCGTGGGAAGGAAAAACcaaagaagggagaaggaaagagagctCTCAAGAAGAAATAG